From the Campylobacter sp. CNRCH_2014_0184h genome, one window contains:
- a CDS encoding tail protein X has product MNKIYIAKNNERLDSIVYKHYKNLQCFEQVLIANPKLEPILKAGDKIILPQLEIKEDKEKALW; this is encoded by the coding sequence ATGAATAAAATTTATATAGCTAAAAATAATGAAAGGCTTGATAGTATAGTTTATAAACATTATAAAAATTTACAATGTTTTGAGCAGGTATTAATAGCTAATCCAAAATTAGAACCTATTTTAAAAGCAGGAGATAAGATTATTCTACCGCAACTTGAAATCAAAGAGGATAAGGAAAAAGCCTTATGGTAA
- a CDS encoding phage protein U, giving the protein MVLALGEFEFKALNFDNLERSLEYNIQSQNRLNNHNALFASSKESEKIKIQGKTLPLKGDRNTYLDKLENMAKEQKSYILIGANGKYYGKFVILALNENRSAFVDGSGFVAQSFSMDLERDFDE; this is encoded by the coding sequence ATGGTTTTAGCTTTAGGAGAATTTGAGTTTAAAGCTTTAAATTTTGATAATTTAGAAAGAAGCTTAGAATATAACATACAAAGTCAAAATAGACTTAATAATCATAATGCTTTATTTGCAAGTTCCAAAGAAAGTGAAAAGATTAAAATACAAGGCAAAACCTTACCTTTAAAAGGGGATAGAAACACTTACTTAGATAAACTTGAGAATATGGCAAAAGAACAAAAATCTTATATTTTAATAGGAGCTAATGGAAAGTATTATGGTAAGTTTGTGATTTTAGCTTTAAATGAAAATAGAAGTGCATTTGTAGATGGAAGTGGCTTTGTAGCACAAAGCTTTAGTATGGATTTAGAAAGGGACTTTGATGAATAA
- a CDS encoding DUF935 domain-containing protein has protein sequence MEKVKKPKREVLFKNNSLVDILINSNYLNISQINENDQREIFKDLSFTQAVQSRKGVILSKQIQIICKNEAIKETFEYLFNPDLVGQILETHLYGLNVFEVNYKLKNGFYYPILKQRDFRNFTLNENDELIYNGNGYDELVEDKKAIYGLFGSNFLFKNGDALLSKLYFPIKLKNASLKFWMEFLERFGSPWAVAKTDSDPDALANEIHQMLNGDSAVIDKEEELNLIQPNTKANYEEIINYLDNQIRSVILGANLTSQVSSGSLAAAQSHNQIRNEIAEQDGQIVLFVLNRALKFFKEINHFNDELYMQFFNEFDPKNELCERDLKLFNMGFNFDETYIKNTYNVDGKLVKEILTTNVKNKEIFENKATLKEDFEEDFIDKALEQKEYLQVDETMAKFFKEQFEKTIKESKNYDEVFEKLQGSFSSLKQADFEKYLYMSLVNSNILGYLED, from the coding sequence ATGGAAAAAGTAAAAAAACCAAAAAGAGAAGTGTTGTTTAAAAATAATTCTTTGGTTGATATATTAATAAATTCAAATTATCTAAACATATCACAAATTAATGAAAACGATCAAAGAGAGATATTTAAAGACCTAAGCTTTACTCAAGCTGTTCAAAGTAGAAAGGGTGTAATTCTTTCAAAACAAATTCAAATTATTTGCAAAAATGAAGCTATTAAAGAAACTTTTGAGTATTTATTCAACCCTGACTTAGTTGGTCAAATTTTAGAAACTCATCTTTATGGACTTAATGTTTTTGAAGTTAATTATAAACTTAAAAATGGTTTTTATTATCCTATTTTAAAGCAAAGAGATTTTAGAAATTTTACTCTTAATGAAAACGATGAGCTTATTTATAATGGCAATGGATATGATGAATTAGTTGAAGATAAAAAAGCAATTTATGGGCTTTTTGGATCTAATTTTTTATTTAAAAATGGTGATGCTTTACTCTCAAAGTTATATTTTCCTATAAAACTTAAAAATGCAAGTTTAAAATTTTGGATGGAGTTTCTAGAAAGGTTTGGCTCTCCTTGGGCTGTTGCGAAAACCGATAGCGATCCTGATGCACTTGCTAATGAAATACATCAAATGTTAAATGGGGATAGTGCTGTTATTGATAAAGAAGAAGAACTTAATTTAATTCAACCAAACACAAAAGCAAATTATGAAGAAATAATTAATTATTTAGATAATCAAATAAGAAGTGTTATTTTAGGTGCAAATTTAACATCACAAGTTAGTAGTGGTTCTTTGGCAGCTGCACAATCTCACAATCAAATTAGAAACGAAATAGCTGAACAAGATGGACAAATAGTACTTTTTGTACTAAATCGTGCACTTAAATTTTTTAAGGAAATTAATCATTTTAATGATGAATTATATATGCAATTTTTTAATGAATTTGATCCGAAAAACGAACTTTGTGAAAGAGATTTGAAACTTTTTAACATGGGATTTAACTTTGATGAAACTTATATTAAAAACACTTATAATGTAGATGGAAAGCTTGTTAAAGAAATTTTAACGACTAACGTTAAAAATAAAGAAATTTTTGAAAATAAAGCAACTTTAAAAGAAGACTTTGAAGAAGATTTTATAGATAAGGCTTTAGAACAAAAAGAATATTTACAAGTTGATGAGACTATGGCAAAATTTTTCAAAGAACAATTTGAAAAAACTATTAAAGAAAGCAAAAATTATGATGAAGTATTTGAAAAACTTCAAGGGAGTTTTTCTAGTCTCAAGCAAGCTGATTTTGAAAAATATCTTTATATGTCTTTAGTTAATTCTAATATCTTGGGATATTTGGAGGATTAA
- a CDS encoding phage protein Gp36 family protein yields MKEVKSFLINEYDLTKELSFDDIAQLSDLNANGVCDKEVIDDAINDAQSYIASFIKIPNKPTPLLKDICVKLTIMELKRRNDFPKESLNEIIEWANDLLLKMANKKIPTEIDEDDFIPQNKARAFKHKRRRMDLRSING; encoded by the coding sequence ATGAAAGAAGTAAAATCATTTTTAATCAACGAGTATGATTTAACCAAAGAATTAAGTTTTGATGATATTGCACAACTTAGCGATTTAAATGCCAACGGGGTGTGCGATAAAGAAGTAATTGATGATGCCATTAATGATGCACAAAGTTATATTGCAAGTTTTATAAAGATACCTAATAAACCAACTCCTCTTTTAAAAGATATTTGTGTAAAGCTTACAATTATGGAGCTAAAACGCCGTAATGATTTTCCAAAGGAAAGTTTGAATGAAATTATAGAATGGGCAAATGATTTGCTTTTAAAAATGGCTAATAAAAAAATTCCAACTGAAATTGATGAAGATGATTTTATTCCACAAAACAAAGCTAGGGCGTTTAAACACAAAAGAAGAAGAATGGATTTAAGGAGTATAAATGGCTAG
- a CDS encoding major capsid protein, translating into MDLEKLLEIFSSTKVSEVINQTKASPHFVSDTFFKEKVPSLESTARVEIIKGAGVVLNSVSENGEHLLEETRNSYILNIPLPRFALAERIPASEINNLRSLALREAQVKSLSGAIGVCIKRMRESFATTLEYMANGALFGKILDGKGNVLFDFGSTNKTTIEVKKDGSATLANICDSIDAAIVDEFGTNIDYEVLCGNELFASISNLALSEDLYKNNLASRDEKDKSLILYGIKFRRYSAKYKNTKGKNVEFLASNEGIVVPKDNSNRIYYTRANHTEALGKAPSLMFVSKPEILSRGAGIEIVGEMRAMPVCTRPNGLIKLVLK; encoded by the coding sequence ATGGATTTAGAAAAACTTTTAGAGATTTTTTCAAGCACAAAAGTTAGCGAAGTTATTAATCAAACCAAAGCTTCGCCACATTTTGTAAGTGATACTTTTTTTAAAGAAAAAGTTCCTTCTTTAGAAAGTACAGCAAGAGTTGAAATTATAAAAGGAGCTGGTGTTGTTTTAAATAGTGTGAGTGAAAACGGGGAACACCTTTTAGAAGAAACCAGAAATTCTTATATTTTAAATATTCCATTACCACGCTTTGCATTAGCTGAAAGAATTCCAGCTAGCGAAATCAATAATTTAAGATCACTAGCTTTAAGAGAAGCTCAGGTTAAAAGTTTAAGCGGGGCCATTGGTGTTTGTATTAAGAGAATGAGGGAAAGCTTTGCTACCACACTTGAATACATGGCAAATGGAGCTTTGTTTGGAAAAATTTTAGATGGTAAAGGAAATGTGCTTTTTGATTTTGGTAGTACAAATAAAACTACTATTGAAGTTAAAAAAGATGGAAGTGCAACACTAGCTAATATATGCGATAGTATAGATGCTGCAATAGTTGATGAATTTGGCACTAATATTGATTATGAAGTGCTTTGTGGAAATGAACTTTTTGCGAGCATTTCTAATCTTGCATTGAGTGAAGATCTTTATAAAAACAATCTTGCAAGCAGAGATGAAAAAGATAAATCTTTGATTCTTTATGGAATTAAATTCCGCCGTTATAGTGCAAAATATAAAAATACAAAAGGTAAAAATGTAGAATTTTTAGCAAGCAATGAAGGTATTGTTGTTCCAAAAGATAATTCTAATCGCATTTACTACACAAGAGCTAATCATACAGAAGCTTTAGGAAAAGCACCAAGTTTAATGTTTGTTTCTAAGCCTGAAATTTTATCTCGTGGAGCTGGAATTGAAATTGTAGGTGAAATGAGAGCAATGCCAGTTTGCACTAGACCAAATGGACTTATTAAGCTTGTTTTAAAATAA
- a CDS encoding DUF1804 family protein, with product MASNEIKELAKELYIAGFDIFKIAKILNRNEKTIRNYKAKDGDWDKVKTSLLTSKIKDKESASLYESFTDQMFRAIENINSDEKMNAEKKTEAIARIGDSFSKMRKVARLEDPSTYRLNVAKKVVEIIISHLKNDKDCVSKLVLLLESGVIEKEILAMDE from the coding sequence ATGGCTAGCAATGAGATTAAAGAACTTGCAAAAGAACTATACATTGCAGGTTTTGATATTTTCAAAATTGCAAAAATTTTAAACCGTAATGAAAAAACTATAAGAAATTACAAAGCAAAAGACGGAGATTGGGATAAGGTTAAAACTAGTCTTTTAACTTCAAAAATTAAAGACAAGGAAAGTGCATCTTTATATGAAAGCTTTACAGATCAAATGTTTCGCGCGATTGAAAATATCAATTCTGATGAAAAAATGAATGCTGAGAAAAAAACTGAAGCTATTGCAAGAATAGGAGATAGTTTTTCAAAAATGAGAAAAGTAGCAAGACTTGAAGATCCAAGTACTTATCGTTTAAATGTCGCTAAAAAGGTAGTTGAAATCATAATAAGCCATTTGAAAAATGATAAAGATTGTGTGAGCAAACTAGTATTACTTTTAGAAAGTGGCGTGATAGAAAAAGAAATCTTAGCAATGGATGAATAA
- a CDS encoding phage late control D family protein, which translates to MVRKPRFKLVAKGKDVTQKLSKNIISISYEDKEGNESDEISLSFFGLYSKPLFGDSLELWLGFEKLFKCGTFNVNVVSKNYTLNTTEVRASAVNFSGKNDTNIKDKKTRSFENTTLFTIASKLASENSLKIKTSGEDQNIVSILQNNQNNLEFLYKICFEYGFICMIKENTLIITPKDGKIGDNAANITSKNEKLPCFEIALCECNSLEISESGRNEYSAVIVEWQDIDEAKIKSIKVGSGENIYKMHISQPKSDNEAFKKAQSKLNELQKGGVNGRCELIGREIRAGGKLKIKDINMDNYEFSIKSVSHNFNDSAYVITLEFEN; encoded by the coding sequence ATGGTAAGAAAACCAAGATTTAAACTTGTTGCAAAAGGAAAAGATGTTACACAAAAGCTTTCTAAAAATATTATCAGTATTTCTTATGAAGATAAAGAAGGCAATGAAAGTGATGAGATTAGCTTAAGCTTTTTTGGGCTTTACTCTAAACCATTGTTTGGGGATAGTTTAGAACTTTGGCTTGGTTTTGAAAAGCTTTTTAAATGTGGAACTTTTAATGTAAATGTTGTGAGCAAAAATTACACTTTAAATACTACAGAAGTAAGGGCTAGTGCTGTTAATTTTAGTGGAAAAAATGACACAAACATAAAAGATAAAAAAACAAGAAGCTTTGAAAATACCACACTTTTTACTATAGCAAGTAAATTAGCGAGTGAAAATAGTTTAAAGATAAAAACAAGCGGAGAAGATCAAAATATCGTAAGCATATTACAAAACAATCAAAACAACTTAGAATTTTTATATAAGATTTGTTTTGAATATGGATTTATTTGCATGATTAAAGAAAATACCTTAATCATAACACCAAAAGATGGAAAAATAGGAGATAATGCTGCAAACATTACAAGTAAAAATGAAAAATTACCTTGTTTTGAGATAGCCTTATGTGAATGTAATTCATTAGAAATTTCAGAAAGTGGTAGAAATGAATACTCTGCTGTGATAGTAGAGTGGCAAGATATAGATGAAGCAAAGATAAAAAGTATAAAAGTAGGAAGTGGGGAAAATATTTATAAAATGCACATATCACAACCAAAAAGTGATAATGAAGCTTTTAAAAAGGCACAAAGCAAGCTAAATGAGCTTCAAAAAGGTGGAGTAAATGGAAGATGTGAGCTTATAGGAAGAGAGATAAGAGCTGGTGGCAAACTTAAGATTAAAGATATTAATATGGATAATTATGAATTTAGTATTAAAAGCGTGAGTCATAATTTTAACGACTCAGCTTATGTGATTACGCTAGAGTTTGAGAACTGA
- the terL gene encoding phage terminase large subunit, protein MLFTKEELDEFLISNEQKHESTPNELKSAIQRKDFLEWMDELKNELKTQFLHESHLDPALKEERIKRASVDFDYFARTYFPHYFTIKGECALHLHLNKVFEKLALKKESKGEKHAIAAPRAHGKSTYTSQLFPLWCLVFNYKSFIVEISDAVELMEGMLEAIKAELEDNPHLKLDFPEVVGIGKTWRVGEFVSNNGVKVKAFGSGKRLRGVRYGVKRPDLVILDDLENDTNVRSKDQRDKLEDWVDEAVLNLGSADGKLDVLYIGTILHNDSVLARKLKLGFWNPKVFRSIEEFPQRLDLWDEYATLYRNSDFKSAHNFYIKNKTLMDKGAKVLWSEAKSLEDLMKLRAENLKAFNKEQLNNPRSENQIFNLETINFYNHLPPISQYYMYIDPAGEKAKSDYTAITVIGKAAKGFYVIESIVKILKAQSIIKTIFNLQKIYKCRLIEIETNGGQFFLKKWIQEKSLESGVFLPLRGKNNSTSKFERIESLSIAFENEELFLHKSQTMLINQLLEFPEGKNDDAPDSLAGAFLLARTKSSIKRRSHSFTSKIRHF, encoded by the coding sequence ATGCTTTTTACCAAAGAAGAATTAGATGAGTTTTTAATCTCGAATGAGCAAAAACATGAGAGCACACCAAACGAGTTAAAAAGTGCTATACAAAGAAAAGACTTTTTAGAATGGATGGATGAGTTAAAAAATGAATTAAAAACTCAATTTTTGCATGAAAGTCATTTAGATCCTGCCTTAAAAGAAGAAAGAATTAAAAGAGCAAGTGTGGATTTTGATTATTTTGCAAGAACTTACTTTCCGCATTATTTTACCATTAAAGGTGAGTGTGCTTTACATTTGCATTTAAATAAAGTTTTTGAAAAATTGGCACTTAAAAAAGAGAGTAAAGGAGAAAAACATGCTATAGCTGCCCCAAGAGCACATGGTAAATCAACTTATACCTCACAGCTTTTTCCTTTATGGTGTTTGGTTTTTAATTACAAAAGCTTTATAGTAGAAATCTCAGATGCAGTAGAGCTTATGGAAGGAATGCTTGAAGCTATAAAAGCAGAACTTGAAGATAATCCCCATTTAAAACTTGATTTTCCTGAAGTAGTAGGAATTGGCAAGACTTGGCGTGTTGGAGAATTTGTTAGTAATAACGGTGTTAAGGTTAAAGCTTTTGGAAGTGGAAAAAGATTGCGTGGTGTTAGATATGGGGTTAAAAGACCTGATTTGGTTATTTTGGATGATTTAGAAAATGACACCAATGTTAGAAGTAAAGATCAAAGAGATAAACTAGAAGATTGGGTAGATGAGGCTGTTTTAAACTTAGGAAGTGCTGATGGAAAGCTTGATGTGCTTTATATTGGTACAATTTTGCATAATGATAGCGTTCTAGCAAGAAAATTAAAACTTGGTTTTTGGAATCCAAAAGTATTTCGTTCTATTGAAGAATTTCCACAAAGACTTGATTTATGGGATGAGTATGCTACACTTTATAGAAATAGTGATTTTAAAAGCGCTCATAATTTTTACATAAAAAATAAAACCTTAATGGATAAGGGAGCTAAAGTTCTTTGGAGCGAGGCTAAAAGTTTAGAAGATTTAATGAAATTAAGAGCTGAAAACCTAAAAGCTTTCAATAAAGAGCAGCTTAATAATCCAAGAAGTGAAAATCAAATATTTAATCTTGAAACAATTAATTTTTATAATCACTTACCACCCATTAGCCAATATTACATGTATATTGATCCAGCAGGAGAGAAAGCAAAAAGCGATTATACAGCAATTACAGTTATTGGTAAAGCTGCAAAGGGCTTTTATGTAATAGAAAGCATTGTTAAAATTTTAAAAGCACAAAGTATTATAAAAACTATTTTTAACCTACAAAAAATTTATAAGTGCCGTTTAATTGAAATTGAAACTAATGGCGGTCAATTTTTCTTAAAAAAATGGATACAAGAAAAAAGTTTAGAGAGCGGAGTGTTTTTACCATTAAGAGGTAAAAATAACAGTACTAGCAAGTTTGAGCGTATTGAGAGTTTAAGTATTGCCTTTGAAAATGAAGAACTTTTTTTACATAAAAGCCAAACTATGCTCATAAATCAGCTTTTAGAATTTCCAGAGGGTAAAAATGATGATGCGCCTGATAGCTTAGCAGGTGCTTTTTTATTAGCAAGAACAAAATCAAGTATCAAAAGAAGAAGTCATAGTTTTACATCAAAGATAAGACATTTTTAA
- a CDS encoding phage minor head protein, with the protein MPNAKIGFFQEPSEAVLFLKNKKPQVSFDYDELSHSSHKKVFTIAKLIDESLLKDIQDSLVNAIKNGDKFSTWSKIAEEKLKAKGWWGSKEIIDRKTGEIKKTNFNSARLKKIFEENSRKAKAKAIYENQMKSIKPYLKYCTKQDSHVRDKHRAFDGIVLPKDDPFWDTHYPHVSMHDYGCRCYVLALGENEVKGLKTPPSSAKESNFNGLNDEELLDELYKQKNTEVIQNFIKLNMLSTAAKKIKEAKSFTHEKELYTWQKSLDEMVDEIIVNDNQKYPINFIQVGKMDKSTKEFLEKLNKKDLEDLYFTLSKNNLLHASPKRKANCNQALSVDEIKQIVKVLDEAKEVYWDKKEESLVYFFDDIKNSKKVNKITIRPDYKLKKFGKTNAVITLGKVDKDRKGLKHLEKIR; encoded by the coding sequence ATGCCAAACGCTAAAATAGGTTTTTTCCAAGAACCAAGTGAAGCTGTTTTATTTTTAAAAAATAAAAAGCCACAAGTTAGCTTTGATTATGATGAGCTTTCACATTCTTCTCATAAAAAAGTTTTTACTATTGCCAAGCTTATAGATGAAAGCTTATTGAAAGATATACAAGATTCTTTAGTAAATGCTATAAAAAATGGAGATAAATTTAGTACTTGGAGTAAGATTGCTGAAGAAAAATTAAAAGCTAAGGGTTGGTGGGGTTCAAAAGAAATTATAGATAGAAAAACAGGTGAAATTAAAAAAACCAATTTTAATAGTGCAAGATTAAAAAAGATTTTTGAAGAAAACTCAAGAAAAGCTAAAGCCAAAGCTATCTATGAAAATCAAATGAAAAGCATCAAGCCTTATCTTAAATATTGCACAAAACAAGATTCGCATGTTAGAGATAAGCATAGAGCATTTGATGGCATAGTTTTACCTAAAGATGATCCTTTTTGGGATACGCACTATCCACATGTAAGCATGCATGATTATGGTTGTAGATGTTATGTTTTAGCACTAGGAGAGAATGAAGTTAAAGGCTTAAAAACACCACCATCAAGTGCCAAAGAAAGTAATTTTAATGGTTTAAATGATGAAGAGCTTTTAGATGAGCTTTATAAGCAAAAAAACACCGAAGTAATTCAAAATTTCATAAAACTTAACATGCTAAGTACTGCAGCCAAAAAAATAAAAGAAGCTAAGAGCTTTACTCACGAAAAAGAACTTTATACTTGGCAAAAAAGTTTAGATGAAATGGTAGATGAAATTATTGTTAATGACAATCAAAAATATCCTATTAATTTCATTCAAGTGGGTAAAATGGATAAAAGCACTAAGGAATTTTTAGAAAAGCTTAACAAAAAAGACTTAGAAGACTTATACTTTACACTTAGCAAAAACAATCTTTTACACGCAAGTCCTAAAAGAAAAGCAAACTGCAATCAAGCCTTAAGTGTGGATGAAATCAAGCAAATTGTTAAGGTTTTAGATGAAGCAAAAGAGGTTTATTGGGATAAGAAAGAAGAAAGTTTGGTTTATTTTTTTGATGATATAAAAAATAGTAAAAAGGTGAATAAAATCACTATAAGACCTGATTACAAACTAAAAAAATTTGGAAAAACTAATGCGGTTATTACACTTGGGAAAGTGGATAAAGATAGAAAAGGTCTTAAGCACTTAGAAAAAATTAGATAG